A section of the Pelagicoccus albus genome encodes:
- a CDS encoding LysM peptidoglycan-binding domain-containing protein, translating to MTRLVRFVPAFFAFALVFTSQLSAQSSNLQYQVANMVEDQRLMMEQMRALLSEMDDMRRENARLKSLVEDLEGKVQRQSGNYATVAQVNEVVRKAVTALEARDETLRNEMVNMVGDKLEAFGKTVNKALNSVPTMPAPRKDVKTNFDTSGIPTTGVPHEVAPGESISSIAKKYNSRSDWIQNINKISDPRLLQVGQTIFVPQDSQ from the coding sequence ATGACTCGCCTCGTTAGATTTGTCCCAGCCTTTTTTGCGTTCGCCCTTGTTTTTACCTCTCAGCTCTCCGCTCAGTCTTCCAACCTGCAGTACCAGGTGGCCAATATGGTGGAAGACCAGCGACTCATGATGGAGCAGATGAGAGCTCTCCTTTCGGAGATGGATGACATGCGCCGCGAGAACGCTCGGCTGAAGTCGTTGGTGGAGGATTTGGAAGGCAAGGTTCAGCGCCAGTCCGGCAATTACGCCACGGTAGCCCAGGTGAACGAGGTTGTTCGCAAGGCGGTTACCGCCTTGGAGGCTAGAGACGAGACTTTGCGAAACGAGATGGTCAACATGGTTGGCGACAAGCTCGAAGCCTTTGGCAAGACAGTTAACAAGGCGCTGAATTCAGTCCCGACCATGCCAGCGCCACGCAAGGACGTTAAAACCAATTTCGATACTTCTGGGATTCCAACAACTGGCGTTCCGCATGAAGTCGCTCCAGGAGAAAGCATCTCGAGTATTGCCAAAAAGTACAATTCCCGCAGCGATTGGATCCAAAACATCAACAAGATCTCCGATCCGCGCCTCCTGCAGGTCGGGCAGACCATTTTTGTTCCTCAAGACTCTCAATAG
- a CDS encoding ParB/RepB/Spo0J family partition protein, which produces MAKKPRLGKGLAGLISGNKANQSAPAETKAKAPAKTPAKKATKAVKAAPAPAPEPAGSPDFMELPISKVEPNPYQPRREFEESQLSDLAESIRSEGLIQPIVVREVNGRYQLIAGERRWRAFKMLKLGKIPARIIKAGDSSSASMALIENLQRENLNPIEESLGYASLLRDFDLTQEQVAERVGKGRATVANSLRLLTLPDEVRGYLSTGLLSTGHAKVLLGLEAKQEQVLIARRIIEEGVSVRGTEALIESMKRSGKGKQSGGRTVSSAEAAAIEDIEKRMVSYLNAKVALKHSPKKGKIMIEYTGNDDLQRILEKIGLEEA; this is translated from the coding sequence ATGGCGAAGAAACCCAGATTGGGCAAAGGGCTAGCCGGCCTGATTTCCGGCAACAAAGCGAACCAGTCGGCGCCTGCCGAAACGAAGGCGAAAGCGCCGGCGAAGACTCCGGCCAAGAAGGCGACCAAGGCAGTCAAAGCTGCGCCAGCCCCTGCGCCGGAACCGGCGGGAAGTCCTGACTTCATGGAGTTGCCGATTTCCAAGGTGGAGCCGAATCCTTATCAGCCACGCCGTGAGTTCGAAGAGAGCCAACTAAGCGATTTGGCCGAAAGCATTCGCAGCGAAGGTTTGATCCAACCGATCGTGGTTCGCGAGGTAAATGGGCGTTATCAGCTCATTGCTGGCGAGCGTCGCTGGCGGGCTTTCAAGATGCTGAAGCTCGGCAAGATCCCAGCCCGCATTATCAAGGCAGGCGATTCTTCCTCGGCCTCCATGGCCTTGATCGAGAATCTGCAGCGAGAGAACCTAAACCCGATCGAAGAGTCTCTCGGCTACGCCAGCTTGCTGCGGGACTTTGATCTGACTCAGGAGCAGGTAGCCGAAAGAGTGGGCAAGGGCCGCGCGACAGTGGCGAATTCGCTGCGTTTGTTGACGCTTCCCGATGAAGTTCGTGGCTATTTGTCGACTGGTCTTTTGTCCACCGGGCACGCTAAGGTGTTGCTCGGTCTCGAGGCTAAGCAAGAGCAGGTTTTGATCGCTCGTCGCATCATCGAAGAGGGGGTAAGCGTGCGTGGAACGGAGGCTCTGATTGAGAGCATGAAGCGCTCCGGCAAGGGCAAGCAAAGCGGAGGACGCACTGTTTCTTCCGCGGAAGCCGCCGCCATCGAAGACATCGAGAAGCGTATGGTTTCCTATCTTAATGCCAAGGTGGCTCTCAAGCACTCGCCCAAGAAAGGTAAGATCATGATCGAGTACACCGGCAACGACGACTTGCAGCGCATCCTCGAGAAGATCGGCTTGGAAGAAGCGTAG
- a CDS encoding beta strand repeat-containing protein: MLRRIPLFALLCIVISASLAYSQTTWTDQTTSAGIGGILNDVDYGDGLYVAVGTNSTAGLIYSSEDGVTWTSRTSSANLGGILNGIAYGDGSFVTVGTNSTYGLIGFSYDGINWNNFTSSASIGGILNDVAYGNGTWVAVGETGSVAVVATSTTGAAWTNRTSTLGIGGNLKGVAYGNGKFVAVGTNGARVVFLTSEDGRDWQDHTVAVDIGGVAYSVAYDGSRFVATGEGTLSGGSTTAHVLVSEDGETWTNLTQSAGLGGIGYGVAGTNGTSVLVGRTGSAGLLAYSDNGSSWTNLTSTANAPGDLNGVAVGPTLWVAVGTNAVNGVVVTSEASSSSTSDPIFFESDIEAGPNGGNYTVNVLAGSSSSWTATEDSSWISLTNPSGTGNGAVQVNVSYNPDLTSRSATVALGSNSLVVNQSGSPLITPSWYSGSLSSEGVVTLRWSQAYGSDGYELQRRLQGDSAFTTIANVSGASSITYDDTTFVSGYTYEYQVRSVAGSVVSDWSTVRTVATPPAIPDGFDVAVLNPYQARLTWNDVTGESGYLIYRALGADGNFSQVGRTAADVTSFVDVGLQELTLYRYRIEAESSIYGRYSEIVSATTSEDTRSIVWSHSSSGLRSYNDVAFADGVWVAVGSGGWVSRSTDASSWSDVDPGVTVALNDVASRSGQFVAVGDDGTIIYSTDGSSWTEADSGLSERLVGVAYGTAGWISVGESGGMVSSADGIVWSAVTSIEASEFVSIFYGGATYFAIEGSGRVVSSADGATWTEVRASASTDAELQPYFWTRTAGVEGNGSFSMVGPNSYSSNSSDGVTWNEVSEGDYNYFNSVAYGNGQFVAVGINGSVGTSATGASYASSAYLQVSLNGVAFGNGIFVSVGERGFITSSSDGSSWTTRNAAVGSVANLTVIAAGAGQLVAFGDTDTETVVVVNDFDGLGWNEHVYSADSSAYMPLMDDALYLGSNYVAVGNEGLALTSTDGVTWTTTRNQEAGAINDFLRTVAAGQGKVIAAGGSDGLVVSQDDGATWQAVSDLPSGFHAWSIAYADGNWATVFPGQNDVEAYRSSDGSTWTLASVSGTNVPEIDMLTTGSLYGSSLWLGLGSSYDGSSAQAMVSADGANWNASSVTGIDGDVKGLAYGAGLFVAVGDGSSVWASMNGIDWEASPVGYLSQEIANLGGFRDVVFYLDRFYAVGVGGTVVELFMRSSDSPAGPVLDPAEVLVTSRGNGLYTLTWSSDVGVAYQLETVVGLGTESWVSVGSPLNGTGSSLSVDVDLQAGASVRFWRIRTLEP; the protein is encoded by the coding sequence ATGTTGAGACGAATCCCTCTTTTCGCCCTGCTGTGTATCGTTATCTCTGCAAGTTTAGCTTATTCGCAGACGACTTGGACTGACCAGACTACGAGTGCTGGTATAGGCGGCATCCTTAATGATGTCGATTACGGCGACGGCCTCTATGTAGCCGTGGGGACAAATTCGACCGCGGGCCTGATCTATTCTTCAGAAGACGGCGTCACTTGGACCAGTCGTACTAGTTCCGCCAATCTCGGCGGAATCCTAAACGGGATTGCTTATGGAGATGGCAGCTTCGTCACAGTCGGCACGAATTCGACCTACGGCTTAATAGGCTTCTCTTACGATGGTATCAATTGGAACAACTTCACGAGTAGCGCCTCGATCGGCGGCATTCTCAATGATGTGGCCTATGGCAACGGAACTTGGGTCGCAGTGGGAGAAACGGGCTCGGTCGCAGTCGTGGCCACTTCGACCACCGGGGCGGCTTGGACGAACCGAACTTCAACTCTAGGCATCGGAGGAAACCTCAAAGGAGTCGCCTACGGAAATGGCAAGTTCGTGGCGGTCGGCACCAACGGGGCCCGAGTGGTGTTTTTGACCTCGGAGGACGGCCGTGATTGGCAAGACCACACGGTGGCGGTCGACATCGGCGGAGTAGCGTATTCAGTGGCTTATGACGGCAGTCGATTCGTGGCGACCGGGGAGGGGACTTTAAGCGGTGGAAGCACGACTGCCCATGTTTTGGTTTCTGAGGATGGCGAGACGTGGACGAACCTGACTCAATCGGCAGGCTTAGGCGGCATTGGCTATGGAGTCGCGGGTACGAACGGAACCTCGGTCCTAGTTGGGCGTACCGGATCGGCGGGATTGCTTGCGTATTCGGATAATGGATCAAGCTGGACGAATTTAACCAGTACCGCGAATGCTCCCGGGGACTTAAATGGAGTCGCAGTCGGCCCGACGCTTTGGGTTGCGGTGGGAACGAACGCGGTGAATGGCGTGGTAGTGACTTCAGAGGCAAGCAGTAGCTCCACGTCCGATCCTATCTTTTTCGAGTCGGATATCGAGGCCGGTCCCAACGGAGGAAACTACACAGTCAACGTTTTGGCCGGATCTTCCAGCTCTTGGACTGCGACTGAGGATTCCAGTTGGATTTCACTTACGAACCCGAGTGGCACTGGCAACGGCGCTGTTCAAGTGAATGTGTCGTACAATCCAGATCTAACGAGCCGCAGCGCTACGGTTGCTCTTGGGAGTAACAGTCTCGTGGTCAACCAAAGTGGCAGTCCGCTTATTACGCCGAGCTGGTATTCGGGGAGCTTGTCGAGCGAAGGCGTCGTAACTCTCCGCTGGTCTCAGGCGTACGGATCAGATGGATACGAATTGCAGAGAAGGCTACAAGGCGATTCCGCATTCACAACGATAGCGAACGTATCGGGAGCGAGCTCTATCACTTACGACGATACTACATTTGTATCCGGATATACATACGAATATCAGGTGCGTTCGGTGGCGGGTAGTGTCGTTTCCGATTGGTCGACTGTTCGTACTGTGGCGACTCCGCCTGCCATTCCGGACGGATTCGATGTCGCGGTATTGAATCCCTATCAAGCTCGACTCACCTGGAATGACGTGACGGGCGAGAGTGGTTATCTCATCTATCGGGCTCTTGGAGCGGATGGGAACTTTAGCCAAGTAGGCAGGACCGCCGCGGATGTGACGTCATTTGTCGACGTTGGATTGCAGGAGCTCACTCTTTATCGCTACCGCATTGAGGCGGAGAGTTCGATCTATGGGCGTTATTCGGAAATCGTTTCCGCCACGACCTCGGAGGATACACGGTCCATCGTTTGGTCGCATTCCAGCAGCGGGCTTCGCTCTTACAACGATGTCGCCTTCGCGGATGGAGTCTGGGTCGCGGTGGGTTCTGGCGGTTGGGTTAGCCGTTCCACCGATGCGAGCAGCTGGAGCGATGTCGATCCCGGCGTTACGGTAGCGCTCAACGACGTGGCATCCCGCTCGGGCCAGTTCGTTGCGGTGGGGGACGATGGTACTATTATATATTCTACCGACGGTTCGTCATGGACAGAAGCGGATAGCGGCCTTTCCGAGAGGTTGGTCGGAGTCGCCTATGGAACAGCGGGTTGGATTTCGGTGGGCGAATCGGGTGGTATGGTGAGCAGTGCGGATGGAATCGTTTGGTCGGCGGTGACGTCGATTGAAGCGAGTGAATTTGTATCCATTTTCTACGGAGGCGCTACTTACTTCGCGATCGAAGGCAGTGGTCGAGTGGTATCAAGCGCGGATGGGGCCACATGGACCGAAGTCCGGGCCAGCGCCTCGACTGATGCTGAGTTGCAACCGTATTTCTGGACTCGAACAGCTGGGGTGGAAGGAAATGGAAGTTTTTCCATGGTCGGCCCAAACAGCTATTCATCCAACAGTTCCGATGGGGTCACGTGGAACGAAGTGTCCGAGGGTGACTATAATTACTTCAATTCGGTTGCTTACGGAAATGGTCAGTTTGTGGCGGTGGGTATCAACGGAAGCGTTGGTACCTCGGCGACGGGAGCCTCTTACGCGAGCTCGGCGTATCTGCAGGTTTCTTTAAACGGGGTTGCGTTTGGGAATGGCATTTTCGTCTCCGTGGGAGAGCGTGGTTTTATAACGAGCAGCTCCGACGGAAGCTCTTGGACCACCAGAAACGCGGCGGTGGGATCTGTCGCGAATCTTACTGTGATAGCCGCTGGCGCCGGCCAACTGGTCGCCTTTGGCGATACCGATACCGAAACCGTGGTGGTGGTGAACGACTTCGATGGGCTCGGTTGGAACGAACATGTCTACTCGGCCGATTCCAGCGCCTACATGCCGCTCATGGATGACGCCTTGTACCTGGGATCCAACTACGTGGCGGTTGGAAACGAAGGGTTAGCTCTGACTTCTACCGATGGCGTTACGTGGACGACTACCCGAAATCAGGAAGCGGGAGCCATTAATGATTTTCTCCGCACAGTGGCCGCGGGGCAGGGCAAGGTAATCGCGGCAGGAGGCTCCGATGGTTTGGTCGTGTCGCAAGATGATGGAGCGACCTGGCAAGCAGTTTCAGATTTGCCGAGCGGATTCCACGCTTGGAGCATTGCCTATGCGGATGGTAATTGGGCAACTGTATTTCCTGGCCAAAATGACGTGGAAGCTTATCGGTCCTCAGACGGCAGCACGTGGACTTTGGCATCGGTCAGCGGTACCAATGTTCCGGAGATAGACATGCTCACCACCGGCTCTCTCTATGGAAGCTCGCTTTGGTTGGGGCTGGGGTCGAGCTACGATGGTAGCTCCGCGCAAGCGATGGTTTCCGCCGATGGGGCGAATTGGAATGCCAGCTCCGTTACCGGCATCGATGGCGATGTGAAGGGGCTAGCCTATGGGGCGGGCTTGTTCGTTGCCGTGGGAGATGGCTCCTCGGTTTGGGCTTCCATGAACGGAATCGATTGGGAGGCCTCTCCTGTAGGTTACCTTTCTCAGGAAATCGCCAATCTCGGTGGGTTTCGGGACGTGGTTTTCTATCTCGACCGGTTCTATGCTGTAGGAGTGGGAGGGACGGTTGTTGAGTTGTTTATGCGCTCTAGCGATTCGCCCGCCGGTCCTGTTTTGGATCCCGCGGAGGTTCTGGTCACGAGCCGAGGCAATGGACTGTATACCCTGACTTGGTCCAGTGATGTGGGAGTTGCCTACCAGCTGGAAACGGTAGTCGGTCTCGGAACGGAAAGTTGGGTTTCGGTGGGGTCTCCTCTGAATGGGACAGGCTCAAGCCTCAGCGTCGATGTGGATCTGCAAGCAGGGGCCTCGGTTCGCTTTTGGCGGATTCGTACTCTCGAGCCCTAG
- the secG gene encoding preprotein translocase subunit SecG, translating into MDFLNGFLTVVLVLVSLFMIFLVLMQRGNANGGLGAAMGGGMAESALGAETSSVLSKWTRNTAIVFFLLTFGLYLSKLHQHEVAKAGVEGALPQIDAPEQSAASSALQELMSEAEEATDAAADEVDAAAEQVESQAAEAQDAAEEAAEELPAQ; encoded by the coding sequence ATGGATTTTCTCAACGGCTTTCTCACAGTAGTACTGGTCCTCGTGTCCCTTTTCATGATCTTTTTGGTGCTCATGCAACGTGGTAACGCCAACGGTGGCCTTGGCGCTGCTATGGGCGGGGGCATGGCCGAGTCGGCTCTCGGAGCGGAAACCAGCAGCGTCCTTTCCAAGTGGACTCGTAACACTGCGATCGTATTTTTCTTGCTCACTTTTGGCCTCTATCTCTCCAAGCTGCACCAGCATGAGGTGGCGAAGGCCGGCGTCGAAGGAGCTCTTCCGCAGATCGACGCGCCTGAGCAAAGCGCAGCATCTAGCGCGTTGCAGGAGTTGATGTCTGAAGCCGAAGAAGCGACTGACGCTGCGGCGGACGAAGTCGATGCGGCTGCCGAGCAAGTTGAGTCGCAAGCAGCGGAAGCTCAGGATGCAGCGGAAGAAGCTGCTGAAGAACTGCCAGCTCAATAA